CCTGGCTGATATGCAGGATGCGCACCGGTGAAAACTTATCGCACAACGCCCCGCACACCGGGAACGCCAGGTAGCGCGGCAGCGACTCGCAAAAAAACGCCAGGCCCGCCCAGGCCACGCTGCCGGTGGTCTGGAACACGATCAGGGGCACGATAAACAACAGAACCTGATCCGCCAGCCGCGACACAAACAGTGAGATGAAGAACGCCAGGTAATCCTTACGCATACAGCTCCCTGGGGTTGGCGTTAAAAACTGCGGGCTATTTGTTAAAAACTCTTAAAAACATGAAGCTTGCCCTGTGGGGAGTTGGCCGACCACTCAAGTGGTGCAGCTTGCCATCTATAATGCCCGCTCTTCAATCAATCGCCGTTTGCACACTGAGAACCTATGGAAAACCTGGGGCTGGGCAAGGTTCTGCTGGTCGAGGACGACGAGCGACTGGCAGGGCTGATCGCACATTTTTTGTCGCAGCATGGCTTTGACGTGCGAGTGGTGCACCGGGGCGACGAGGCCCTGGAAGCCTTTCTGGATTTCACCCCGAAGATGGTGGTGCTCGACCTGATGCTGCCGGGCCAGAGCGGCCTGCAGGTGTGCCGTGAAATCCGTCGCGTGTCGGACACACCGATTGTGATCCTCACCGCCAAGGAGGACGACCTGGACCATATCCTGGGCCTGGAGTCCGGCGCCGACGACTACGTGATCAAGCCGATCAAACCACCCGTGCTGCTGGCGCGCCTGCGTGCGCTGCAACGCAGGCAGGCGCCCGAGCCCACGGTACGTGGCGCGCTGGCGTTCGGCCGGTTGGCCATCGACCGCAGTTGCCGGGTGGTCAGCCTGGGCGACGAGCGCATCGACCTGACCACCATGGAGTTCGAACTGCTCTGGCTGCTGGCCAGCAACGCCGGCAGCATCCTGTCGCGCGATGACATTCTCAACCGCATGCGCGGTATCGCCTTCGACGGGCTCAACCGCAGCGTCGACGTGTACATCAGCAAGCTGCGCGCCAAGCTCAACGACAACCCTCGCGAACCGGTCTGCATCAAGACCATCTGGGGCAAGGGCTACCTGTTCAATCCGTTTGCGTGGGAGGTCTAGGTGCTGCGACTTTACCTGCGTCTGTATCTGATCCTGGCGTTGGGGCTGGCGGGCGCGATCTGGCTGGTCAACTACACCTTCGACGAGTTGGTGCCCGAGGCCAACGAAACCTACAACCGCGAGGCCTTGCGTGGCCCGGCTTACGGCCTGGTGGAGCAATTGCGGCCGCTGCCCGTTACACAGCGCCAGGCGCGGCTTGCTGAGCTGCAACCTTATTACGGGCTGCGTCTGCAACTGGTGCTCAAGGATGCTCAGGCACTGACGGCTCGCGAGCAAGCGCTGCTGGCCGAGGGGCGGCTGGTGGTACGTGGCGACTTTATGGAGTTCCTCGCCGATATTGACGGTGGCCCGCAATTGCTGGAGATCAAGCTGCCGGAAGAGCCTAAATGGCTGTATATGTGGGCCTATGGGTTTCTCGGCGTGTGCCTGGCCGTTGTCCTGTATTTTTGGGTGCGCCCGCATTGGCGCGACCTGGAGCACATCCGCCTGGCCGCCCAACGCTTTGGTGATAACGACCTCGGCTCACGTATCCTGCTGCCGCGCCGTTCCACCGTGCGCGAGCTGGCCGGTCACTTCAATCAGATGGCCGAGCGCATCGAAAGCCTGATCGCCAATCAGCGCGAACTCACCAACGCGGTATCCCATGAACTGCGCACGCCGATCGCGCGGCTGTCGTTCGAACTCGACCAGCTCAAGCAACAGGCCGACCCACGCCAGCGCGGCGAGCTGATTGCCGACATGTACGCCGACCTGGGCGAGCTGGAAGAGATGGTCTCGGAGTTGCTCACCTACGCCAGCCTGGAGCGAGGCGCCACGCAGGTAACCCGCGAGCGCATCGAAGCCCACAGCTGGCTCGACAGCGTTATCGCCAGCGTGGCGCTGGAGGCCGAAGCGGCCGGCGTCCAGTTATCGCTGCGGGTGTGTGAGGTGGACTTTATCCAGATTGAGCCGCGCTTTATGGCTCGCGCGGTGATCAACCTGTTGCGCAACGCCATCCGTTACGCCGAGCGGCGGGTACAGGTGTCGCTGATCGCGTTCGGTAGCGGCTATGAAGTGCGTGTATGTGACGACGGCCCCGGCGTGCCCGAGGACGGCCGCGCGAAAATCTTCCAGCCGTTCATGCGCCTGGACGCCAGTCGCGACCGTCGCACCGGCGGCTTCGGCCTCGGCCTGGCCCTGGTGCAACGGGTGTCCCAGTGGCATGGAGGGCAGGTCGAGGTGCAGGATTCGGAGTGGGGCGGGGCGTCGTTTCGCATGACCTGGGCTTACGCCGAATAACAGCGATGGCGCCCGAGCCAGTTAGGGTGCCAGCGCGCTCAGGATCGCATGCGCCACCTTTACCCGCTCAGCGTTCGGGTAATTCCTGTTCGCCAGGATCACCACGCCTTTGTCCTGGGCTGGCACATACGCGACGTACGCGCCAAAACCGCCGGTGGAACCGGTTTTGTTGTACAGCACATTGGCCGGTTGCGCGTGGGGCGTGGCAAACCAACCGACCGCGTGGGGTTGCATGGCCATCGGCGTGGAGTTGCCGTCGATCAGGGCCTGCAGCGCGATGGGGTAAGGGTAGTACTCCCAGCCCAGAGCCTGGGTCATGCCGTCTACTTGGTAATAACCGCTATGGGCGGTGGCGATGGCTTGTTGCAGCGGTTGCTCCAGGGTTTGCGGGTGCATGTTCGCGATGACGTAATGCGCCAGGTCACGGGCTGTGGTCTTGATGCCATAGGCTTCGCTGTCCAGCGCGCCAGGGGAAACGCGCACGGGCTTGTCCTGCTTGTCATAGCCCTGGGCGTAACGAGGTTTTTGCTCGTCTGGCACGTTTACGTAGGTGTTTTTCAGGCCTAGTTTGGGCAGCAGCGTCTGCTCCATGGCGACGTGGTAAGGCTGCCCCAGGCTTCGCGCGGCCAGATAGCCGAACAGGCCGATGCTCGGGTTGGAATACAACCGCTGCGTGCCGGGGGCGTAGGCGGGTGTCCAGTGCTGGAAGTAGCTGAGCATGTTGTCGGCATTGTCGGCGGCCTGGGGAAACTGCAACGGCAGGCCGCCCGCGGTGTAGGTCGCCAATTGCAGCAGGCTGATACGTTCTAGAGCGCTGCCCTTGAGAGTCGGCAGGTGCTGGGCGGCCGGGTCCGTGAGCTTAAGTTTGCCGGTAGCCTGGGCGTAGCCGCCAAGCGTGGCGGCGAAGGTTTTACTGACCGAACCCACTTCAAACAGCGTGTTTTCGGTCACGGGCTGTCGCGTGTCTCTGGAAGCGAGGCCGTAATTAAAGTATTGCACCTGGCCTTTGTGGATCACTGCCACCGAAAGACCGGTGATGCCTTGCTGCTGCATCAGCGGTTCGACGCTGGCGTTGACCACGGGGCGCAGGTCGGAATCGGCCAGACAGTGACCGGCGCTGAGCAGCAGGCTAGAGAGGGCGAGTGATCGTACGGAGTGACGCATGGTGGTTGGCTTCCCTAATAAGTGGTGCGATAACAATCAAGGCCTGCGCAGGCGCCGCAAATCTAGGTGGATTTCACTGACTGGACAAACGATGATATCTCGTCCCAGCCATTAGAAAAATTTGGGCTAGCTGATGTTGCGTTCCCATTTGCCCCTTAATGCCCTGCGCGCCTTCGAGGCTTCGGCTCGCCACCTGAGCTTTACCCGCGCCGCCATCGAGCTGTGCGTTACCCAGGCGGCGGTCAGCCATCAGGTAAAAAGCCTGGAAGCCCAACTCAATGTCACTTTGTTCAAGCGCCTGCCGCGCGGGCTCATGCTCACCCGCGAAGGCGAAACCCTGCTGCCGGTGCTGCGGGAATCCTTCGACCGCATCGCCCAGACCCTGGGGCAGTTCGAAGGCGGGCATTACCGCGAAGTGCTAACCGTGGGCGCGGTGGGCACCTTCGCGGTGGGCTGGCTGTTGCCGCGCCTTTCGGACTTTCAGGCACGTTACCCGCTGATCGACCTGCGCCTGTCCACCCACAACAACCGTGTCGATGTGGCTGCCGAAGGCCTGGATTACGCAGTACGTTTCGGCGCCGGTGCCTGGCATGGCACCGATGCCTGCCACGTGCTGGCGGCGCCGCTGACGGTGCTGTGCATCCCGGCGATCGCCGAGCACCTGCACGCGCCGCACGATCTGTTGAAGCACACGCTGCTGCGCTCCTACCGCGCCGATGAATGGAACCTGTGGTTTCACGCCGCTGGGTTGCCCGCCGATACCCTTGTGCCACGCAGTATCGTGTTCGACTCTTCGCTGGCGATGATGGATGCCGCGTTGCAGGGGATCGGGGTGGCGTTGGCACCGGCGGTGATGTTTGCGCGGCAATTGGAAAACGATCTGATTCGCCAGCCTTTCGACGTGGGCATTACCACCGGCAGCTACTGGTTGACGCGCCTGCAGTCCAGGGCCGAGACACCGGCGATGCTGGCGTTCAAGGGCTGGCTGCAAACCCAGGCCGGTGAGGGCGAAGCTGTCCTTCTGCCATCTTCTTGAAACAAAATGAAACATTCTCGCTGGCTCGGCGATCTACTGTGGCCCCGACCTGAGGCTGTTCATGAAAATTCCGCGCCCCTCCGCCCGCATGCCGCACCTGACTCAACTACGCAATCTGAAGATGGCGCGCTCGGCCCACGCCTATGTGCGGGGCAGCACCGTGCAATTCTACGAGTGGCTGCACAGCCTGCCCGGACGCCGCTTGCCCCATGGCCCGGCGATTTGGATCTGTGGCGACTGCCACGCCGGTAATCTGGGCCCGACCGGGGACACCGACGGCCGCATCGACATGCATATCCGCGACCTCGACCAAACGGTGATCGGCAACCCGGCCCATGACCTGGTGCGCCTGGCCCTGTCCCTGGCCACGGCCGCGCGTGGCTCGGACCTGCCAGGGGTGACCACCGCACGCATGCTCGAAGAAATGATGCAGGGTTACGAACAAGCCTTCAAAGACAAGCCGGACGAAGCCCCGCCACGCCCCTCCCAGGTCAAGGCTGGCATGCGCAGCGCGGTGGCGCGTACCTGGAAGCATTTGGCGCGTGAACGGATCGAGAGCGTGCGGCCGACGATCCCGCTGGGCAAACACTTCTGGTCGCTGTCGCGGGCGGAAAAAAGTGCGTTGGAAAACGTCTGCGCCTCGGATGACATTCAGCAGTTGGTCACCTCGCTCAAGGGGCGGCCCAAGGATGCCAAGGTCGAGTTGCTGGACTCGGCGTATTGGGTCAAGGGCTGCAGTTCCCTCGGGCTGCTGCGTTATGCAGTGTTGCTCGGTGTGGGTGACAAAGATGATCAGGAGTACTGCCTGATCGATATCAAGGAAGCCGTGGGCGCGGCGGCACCCCGTGCGTCCCGGGCGAAGATGCCACGAGACAATGGTCGCCGCGTGGTTGAGGGCGCGCGTCAGTTGTCGCCGGGATTGGGCGAACGCATGGTGGCGACGCGCTTTTTGGACCATGGTTTTTTTATCCGGGAACTGCTGCCCCAGGACATGAAGCTGGAACTGGACGAACTGAGCGAAACCGACGCCATGCACGCCGCCGGTTACCTGGCCCGCGTGGTCGGCATCGCCCACGCCCGACAGATGGACCGCGCCACCCGCAAGGCCTGGATGGCGGTCCTCCAGGAGAACCGCACCCGGCAACTGGACGCGCCGTCGTGGTTATGGACCAGCGTGGTGCAACTGGTAGGCAGCCATGAGCAAGGCTACCTCAACCACTGCCGGCGATATGCCCTGGAACACTGACCCTCAGCTTGCTGTTATGAGCAGGGCAAGCCTGCTCACTGCAAGAAGCGTTTTATGTTCCAGCTCCAGGCGGGCAACCCCGCTCACAGTCGCTCTCACGCCAGGTATTTGCGAAACCACCCCAATGTGCGCTCCCACGCCAGGTTCGCCGCCGCGTCGTCGTAACGCGGTGTCGAGTCGTTGTGAAAGCCATGGTTGGCGCCCTGGTAGATATACGCCTCATAGAGGGTTCCGGCCGCCTTCAACGCTTGTTCATAGGCCGGCCAGCCTTCGTTGATGCGCGTGTCCAGCTCGCCGAAGTGCAGCATGATCGGCGCCTTGATGCGTGCAACGTCCTTCGTGTCCGGTTGGCGCCCATAAAACGACACAGCAGCGCCCAGTTCGGGATAGGCCACCGCGGCCGCATTGGTTACCCCGCCGCCATAACAGAAACCGGTGATACCGACCTTACCGTTGCCGCTGTCGTGCTTCATCAGCCATTCGATGGCCGCGAAGAAATCGTTCATCAGTTTGGTCGGGTCGACTTGCTCTTGCAGCGCCTTGCCTTTTTCATCATTGCCGGGGTAACCGCCGACCGAGGTCAGGCCGTCCGGCGCCAGGGCGATGAATCCGGCCTTGGCCAGGCGCCGCGCGACGTCTTCGATATAGGGGTTCAAACCGCGATTTTCATGCACCACCACCACCGCCGGCAGCTTGCCGCTGGCATGTGTCGGGCGCACCAGATAGCCGCGTACTGTGCCGTGGCCCTGGGGCGAGGGGTAGGTGATGTAGTCGGCGACGATGGCAGGGTCGGTGAATTTCACCTGTTCGGCCAGGGCATAGTCGGGGCTCAGCGCCGCCAGCAACGCCGACGCGGTCAGCCCGCCGAAAGTGAACAGCGCGGCGCGGTCGAGAAACTCGCGACGGTTGATCGTGCCATGGGCATAGCCGTCATAGAGTTCCAGCAGTTCGGGGGCGAAGTCTTTGGCGCTCAAGCGTTCCATCGATGCAGTCCTCGCTAAACGGTGGCAGTGAAAGGTACCCGGATTCAGTCGGTGCGACCGTGGGCAGCGGCGGCCAACTGGCCGGTATCGACACGCACAAATACCGAATCGCCGATGGCCGTGAGTACGCCGCCGGCGTACACCTCGCAGATCACCTGGGTTTTGCGCCCGACATCGCCCTCGACCCGCGCGCGTAAGGTCAGCGGTACGCCCATGGGGGTGGGCTTGATGAATTTGATGCCCAGGTTGCCGGTGACGCAGTCGATGCGCGGCACGCTGCCGGGTTCGCGTTGTTCGGCCTGGTAGTGATAAGCCATGGCGGTCCAGTTGGAGTGGCAGTCCACCAGCATCGCGATCAGGCCGCCATACACCAAGTCCGGCCAGCCGCAATAGCGGGCGTCCGGCTGGTGCTCGGCAATCACATGGACGCGGTCTTCATCCCAGCGGCTCTTGATGTGCAGGCCGTGGGGGTTGCTGCTGCCGCAGCCGTAACAGACGCCTTCCGGCGCGGTGGTGTCCTGCAGTGAAGGGGCGTGCATGTCGCATCCTTTTATTCTGTGGCGATAACTCTGTTTAGCAGGACAAACGAGGAATGGGAATAAAACGCTGAGGTAATGATGCCGCCCAGAGACGGTGTATCACCGCGCAAAACGCCTGGCGCCCGCCACGCACGCGATCACCAGCAGCGTCACCAACAGCATGCCTGGGCTGACCTGTTCATGCAGCAGCCAAGCCGCCAGCGCCAGGCCGAAGAATGGTTGCAGTAACTGCAACTGGCCG
The sequence above is drawn from the Pseudomonas quebecensis genome and encodes:
- a CDS encoding winged helix-turn-helix domain-containing protein; this translates as MENLGLGKVLLVEDDERLAGLIAHFLSQHGFDVRVVHRGDEALEAFLDFTPKMVVLDLMLPGQSGLQVCREIRRVSDTPIVILTAKEDDLDHILGLESGADDYVIKPIKPPVLLARLRALQRRQAPEPTVRGALAFGRLAIDRSCRVVSLGDERIDLTTMEFELLWLLASNAGSILSRDDILNRMRGIAFDGLNRSVDVYISKLRAKLNDNPREPVCIKTIWGKGYLFNPFAWEV
- a CDS encoding ATP-binding protein, producing MLRLYLRLYLILALGLAGAIWLVNYTFDELVPEANETYNREALRGPAYGLVEQLRPLPVTQRQARLAELQPYYGLRLQLVLKDAQALTAREQALLAEGRLVVRGDFMEFLADIDGGPQLLEIKLPEEPKWLYMWAYGFLGVCLAVVLYFWVRPHWRDLEHIRLAAQRFGDNDLGSRILLPRRSTVRELAGHFNQMAERIESLIANQRELTNAVSHELRTPIARLSFELDQLKQQADPRQRGELIADMYADLGELEEMVSELLTYASLERGATQVTRERIEAHSWLDSVIASVALEAEAAGVQLSLRVCEVDFIQIEPRFMARAVINLLRNAIRYAERRVQVSLIAFGSGYEVRVCDDGPGVPEDGRAKIFQPFMRLDASRDRRTGGFGLGLALVQRVSQWHGGQVEVQDSEWGGASFRMTWAYAE
- the ampC gene encoding class C beta-lactamase gives rise to the protein MRHSVRSLALSSLLLSAGHCLADSDLRPVVNASVEPLMQQQGITGLSVAVIHKGQVQYFNYGLASRDTRQPVTENTLFEVGSVSKTFAATLGGYAQATGKLKLTDPAAQHLPTLKGSALERISLLQLATYTAGGLPLQFPQAADNADNMLSYFQHWTPAYAPGTQRLYSNPSIGLFGYLAARSLGQPYHVAMEQTLLPKLGLKNTYVNVPDEQKPRYAQGYDKQDKPVRVSPGALDSEAYGIKTTARDLAHYVIANMHPQTLEQPLQQAIATAHSGYYQVDGMTQALGWEYYPYPIALQALIDGNSTPMAMQPHAVGWFATPHAQPANVLYNKTGSTGGFGAYVAYVPAQDKGVVILANRNYPNAERVKVAHAILSALAP
- a CDS encoding LysR family transcriptional regulator; protein product: MLRSHLPLNALRAFEASARHLSFTRAAIELCVTQAAVSHQVKSLEAQLNVTLFKRLPRGLMLTREGETLLPVLRESFDRIAQTLGQFEGGHYREVLTVGAVGTFAVGWLLPRLSDFQARYPLIDLRLSTHNNRVDVAAEGLDYAVRFGAGAWHGTDACHVLAAPLTVLCIPAIAEHLHAPHDLLKHTLLRSYRADEWNLWFHAAGLPADTLVPRSIVFDSSLAMMDAALQGIGVALAPAVMFARQLENDLIRQPFDVGITTGSYWLTRLQSRAETPAMLAFKGWLQTQAGEGEAVLLPSS
- a CDS encoding DUF2252 domain-containing protein produces the protein MKIPRPSARMPHLTQLRNLKMARSAHAYVRGSTVQFYEWLHSLPGRRLPHGPAIWICGDCHAGNLGPTGDTDGRIDMHIRDLDQTVIGNPAHDLVRLALSLATAARGSDLPGVTTARMLEEMMQGYEQAFKDKPDEAPPRPSQVKAGMRSAVARTWKHLARERIESVRPTIPLGKHFWSLSRAEKSALENVCASDDIQQLVTSLKGRPKDAKVELLDSAYWVKGCSSLGLLRYAVLLGVGDKDDQEYCLIDIKEAVGAAAPRASRAKMPRDNGRRVVEGARQLSPGLGERMVATRFLDHGFFIRELLPQDMKLELDELSETDAMHAAGYLARVVGIAHARQMDRATRKAWMAVLQENRTRQLDAPSWLWTSVVQLVGSHEQGYLNHCRRYALEH
- the yghX gene encoding YghX family hydrolase; the protein is MERLSAKDFAPELLELYDGYAHGTINRREFLDRAALFTFGGLTASALLAALSPDYALAEQVKFTDPAIVADYITYPSPQGHGTVRGYLVRPTHASGKLPAVVVVHENRGLNPYIEDVARRLAKAGFIALAPDGLTSVGGYPGNDEKGKALQEQVDPTKLMNDFFAAIEWLMKHDSGNGKVGITGFCYGGGVTNAAAVAYPELGAAVSFYGRQPDTKDVARIKAPIMLHFGELDTRINEGWPAYEQALKAAGTLYEAYIYQGANHGFHNDSTPRYDDAAANLAWERTLGWFRKYLA
- a CDS encoding PaaI family thioesterase — translated: MHAPSLQDTTAPEGVCYGCGSSNPHGLHIKSRWDEDRVHVIAEHQPDARYCGWPDLVYGGLIAMLVDCHSNWTAMAYHYQAEQREPGSVPRIDCVTGNLGIKFIKPTPMGVPLTLRARVEGDVGRKTQVICEVYAGGVLTAIGDSVFVRVDTGQLAAAAHGRTD